A window from Pokkaliibacter sp. MBI-7 encodes these proteins:
- a CDS encoding DUF3325 domain-containing protein, with protein sequence MTTLLAFALCLLGFNLLCISMSRNARLIGLTPLQPRQQPLNRWLGALLIAASLPVCCLHYGNVIGPVAWCGWMSLAVFCIGLLLSYRPALLKTLAGGSLWLKSPG encoded by the coding sequence ATGACTACCCTGCTTGCCTTTGCCCTGTGCCTGCTGGGCTTTAACCTGCTGTGCATCAGCATGAGCCGCAACGCCAGACTGATCGGTCTGACTCCCCTGCAACCCCGCCAGCAGCCCCTCAACCGCTGGCTTGGCGCACTGCTGATCGCCGCCAGTCTGCCCGTCTGCTGCCTGCACTACGGCAACGTGATCGGCCCCGTCGCCTGGTGCGGCTGGATGAGTCTGGCAGTGTTTTGTATCGGCCTGCTGCTCAGCTATCGTCCCGCGCTACTGAAAACACTGGCCGGCGGTTCACTGTGGCTGAAAAGTCCGGGCTGA
- a CDS encoding DUF4865 family protein, with protein sequence MIAMNYRFVLPADYDMAVIRQRIASKGHLLDGFPELVFKAWLYADIHSQTWPATQNVYAPFYLWRGSGGMRQFLCSPGFAALQGDFGRPDVLSWIPLYQHVGTSVQQARFAVRELSAIPSSLALAGLEQQQQQWLDTQQQRGALASISAFDPQHWQLLRFTLWAAPVELQPQQEGYELGYLAQGQAVSGAA encoded by the coding sequence ATGATCGCCATGAACTACCGTTTCGTGCTGCCTGCCGACTACGACATGGCGGTGATCCGTCAGCGTATTGCCAGTAAAGGGCATCTGCTCGATGGTTTCCCCGAGCTGGTGTTCAAGGCCTGGCTGTATGCCGATATCCACAGTCAGACATGGCCTGCCACACAGAATGTTTATGCGCCCTTTTACCTGTGGCGGGGCAGTGGTGGCATGCGCCAGTTTCTCTGCAGCCCGGGCTTCGCTGCGTTGCAGGGCGACTTCGGGCGACCCGATGTACTGAGCTGGATTCCCCTGTATCAGCATGTCGGCACTTCAGTACAACAGGCACGCTTTGCCGTACGCGAGCTGTCGGCGATCCCGTCGTCACTGGCACTGGCCGGGCTTGAACAGCAACAGCAGCAGTGGCTCGATACGCAGCAGCAACGGGGAGCGCTGGCGAGCATCAGCGCGTTTGACCCGCAGCACTGGCAGCTGCTGCGCTTTACCCTGTGGGCTGCACCGGTGGAGCTGCAGCCGCAGCAGGAAGGGTACGAGCTGGGTTATCTGGCTCAGGGGCAGGCAGTCTCTGGGGCTGCCTGA
- a CDS encoding tautomerase family protein: MPLSRITLQAGKPEAYLQQVSDALHLALVECFEVPATDRFQIIEELPTGRLIFDPHYLAGGERSADVLVFQIIAGRERSDACREAFFARLCRELQLRLGQRPEDVMVIITTNRGSEWSFSHGLSLPAMQARQSREHAS, translated from the coding sequence ATGCCGCTGAGTCGCATCACCCTGCAGGCCGGTAAGCCCGAAGCCTATCTGCAGCAGGTCTCCGACGCCCTGCATCTGGCTCTGGTGGAGTGTTTCGAGGTGCCTGCCACCGATCGCTTCCAGATCATTGAGGAGTTACCCACAGGCCGGCTGATCTTTGATCCGCACTATCTGGCCGGGGGTGAGCGTTCTGCGGATGTGCTGGTATTTCAGATCATCGCCGGTCGAGAACGCAGCGATGCCTGCCGTGAGGCGTTTTTCGCCCGTTTGTGTCGCGAGTTACAGCTGCGGCTGGGGCAACGTCCGGAGGATGTCATGGTCATCATCACCACTAACCGCGGCAGTGAATGGTCTTTCAGCCACGGGCTGTCGCTGCCTGCCATGCAGGCCCGTCAGAGCAGGGAGCATGCGTCATGA
- a CDS encoding carboxymuconolactone decarboxylase family protein — protein sequence MEPLSTESSSARSQAGQQAFGQIAPYFAELTDRVLFDDNWQRPQLCPRDRSLITVAALVAMNRTAQLPFHLHRALDNGVTRQELAELVSHLAFYAGWPCAASAAVLLGELPASACQGGQ from the coding sequence ATGGAGCCGTTATCCACAGAGTCATCATCCGCCCGCAGTCAGGCAGGGCAGCAGGCCTTTGGTCAGATTGCCCCTTACTTTGCTGAACTGACTGACCGTGTGCTGTTCGATGACAACTGGCAGCGCCCGCAGCTCTGCCCGCGGGATCGCAGTCTGATTACTGTTGCGGCACTGGTGGCGATGAACCGCACGGCACAACTGCCATTTCATCTGCACCGGGCGCTGGATAACGGCGTGACCCGGCAGGAGCTGGCCGAGCTGGTCAGCCATCTGGCGTTCTATGCGGGCTGGCCCTGTGCTGCCTCTGCCGCCGTGCTGCTCGGTGAGCTGCCAGCCAGTGCCTGTCAGGGAGGGCAGTGA
- a CDS encoding LysR substrate-binding domain-containing protein produces MRKVTLDLDALRSLVTGIDLGSFASAADALHRSTSAVSAQLKKLEEQLGQPLLRRNGRGLELLPAGEVLLSYARQLLATNDEAVMALQQVQLQGQVRLGLQEDFGEQLLTQALGRFSRAYPGVQIEVQVARNAGLVAGMRSGRLDLVLAWGDGQPLPHSQTLQPFAMQWIGNDDSLTTSLQPLPLILFEAPCLLRQRALAALDQAGIPWRIVMTSHSLAGIWAAVQAGLGVTVRTRAGMPAGLQLLGKAQGLPDLPSLELVLHRLEATPSLAVQCLQRCLLDSLERESFSLHN; encoded by the coding sequence ATGCGCAAAGTCACCCTGGATCTCGACGCCCTGCGAAGTCTGGTCACCGGTATTGATCTGGGCAGCTTTGCCAGTGCTGCCGATGCCCTGCACCGCTCCACCTCCGCCGTCAGTGCCCAGCTGAAAAAACTGGAGGAGCAACTGGGCCAGCCACTGCTGCGCCGCAATGGCCGGGGCCTGGAGTTACTCCCTGCTGGCGAGGTGCTGCTGTCGTATGCACGCCAGCTACTGGCCACCAATGACGAAGCGGTGATGGCCCTGCAACAGGTGCAGCTGCAGGGTCAGGTGCGGCTGGGTCTGCAGGAGGACTTTGGTGAGCAGTTGCTGACGCAGGCGCTGGGCCGCTTCAGCCGCGCTTATCCGGGCGTACAGATTGAAGTGCAGGTGGCGCGTAACGCCGGGCTGGTGGCAGGCATGCGCAGCGGCCGGCTGGATCTGGTGCTGGCCTGGGGCGACGGCCAGCCACTGCCCCACAGCCAGACCTTGCAGCCTTTCGCCATGCAGTGGATTGGCAACGATGACAGCCTGACCACTTCGCTACAGCCCTTGCCGCTGATTCTGTTTGAGGCGCCCTGCCTGCTGCGGCAGCGGGCACTGGCAGCACTGGATCAGGCTGGCATTCCCTGGCGCATTGTCATGACCAGTCACAGTCTGGCGGGCATCTGGGCGGCCGTGCAGGCCGGTCTGGGGGTGACGGTACGAACCCGGGCAGGCATGCCGGCAGGTCTGCAGTTGCTGGGCAAAGCACAGGGGTTGCCGGACTTGCCCTCGCTTGAACTGGTGCTGCACCGGCTGGAGGCCACGCCCAGTCTGGCCGTGCAGTGCTTGCAGCGCTGCCTGCTGGACAGCCTTGAGAGGGAATCGTTCTCCCTGCACAACTGA
- a CDS encoding DUF1852 domain-containing protein, protein MNTDFSFSIKSINFDENYHPSDSTRITTNFANLARGSSRQENLRNALRMINNRFNALANWDNPTGDRYSVELEIVSVDMNIDREGQDQTFPTIEVLKTNIIDHTTSKRIEGIVGNNFSSYVRDYDFSVLLLDHNKDQPKFSIPENFGDLHGKLFKSFVSSAVYKQHFNKPPVICLSVSDNKIYHRSENQHPVLGFEYHPNESSLTEQYFRKMGLQVRYFMPPNSAAPLAFYFFGDLLNDYTNLELISTISTMETFQKIYRPEIYNANSSAGQRYQPNLKNSDHSLTQIVYDREERSKLAVEQGKFTEEYFIKPYRALLEQWSANYVL, encoded by the coding sequence ATGAATACGGACTTTAGCTTCAGCATCAAAAGCATTAATTTCGATGAGAATTATCATCCCTCGGATAGTACACGGATAACGACCAATTTCGCGAATCTGGCCAGAGGCAGCAGCCGCCAGGAGAACCTGCGCAATGCTTTAAGGATGATCAACAATCGCTTTAATGCGCTGGCGAACTGGGATAACCCCACTGGTGATCGCTATTCCGTGGAACTGGAAATAGTGTCGGTTGATATGAATATCGACAGGGAAGGTCAGGATCAGACGTTCCCGACTATTGAAGTGCTGAAAACCAATATTATTGATCACACCACCAGCAAACGTATTGAAGGTATTGTGGGCAATAACTTCTCTTCCTATGTTCGTGATTATGATTTCAGCGTACTGCTGCTGGATCACAATAAGGACCAGCCCAAATTCAGCATTCCTGAAAACTTTGGCGACCTGCACGGCAAACTCTTCAAGAGTTTTGTCAGCTCGGCTGTTTATAAGCAGCACTTTAACAAGCCGCCGGTGATTTGCCTCAGTGTGTCAGATAACAAGATCTATCATCGCAGTGAAAACCAGCATCCTGTATTGGGCTTTGAATATCATCCCAATGAATCCTCACTGACCGAACAGTATTTCCGGAAAATGGGATTGCAGGTGCGTTATTTCATGCCGCCTAACAGTGCAGCACCGCTGGCCTTCTATTTCTTTGGTGATCTGCTGAACGATTACACCAATCTAGAGCTGATCAGCACCATCAGCACGATGGAGACTTTCCAGAAGATTTACCGGCCTGAAATCTACAATGCCAACTCTTCTGCCGGGCAGCGTTATCAGCCTAATCTGAAGAATTCGGATCACTCATTAACCCAGATTGTTTATGACCGGGAAGAACGCAGCAAACTGGCTGTTGAGCAGGGCAAATTTACTGAAGAGTATTTCATCAAGCCTTACCGCGCCCTGCTTGAGCAATGGTCTGCCAATTACGTTCTTTGA
- a CDS encoding methionine synthase codes for MKKLLPTSTAGSLPKPSWLAQPETLWSPWKLQDEELVDGKQDALRLSLQEQQQAGIDIVSDGEQTRQHFVTTFIEHLDGVDFEKRETVRIRNRYDASVPTVFGPVSRQKSVFVEDARFLRQQTQQPIKWALPGPMTMIDTLYDAHYKSREKLAWEFARILNQEARELEAAGVDIIQFDEPAFNVFFDEVNDWGIATLERAIEGLKCETAIHICYGYGIKANTDWKKTLGSEWRQYEEIFPKLQKSNIDIISLECQNSRVPMELLELIRGKKVMVGAIDVASNTIETPEEVANTLRKALQYVDADKLCPCTNCGMAPLSRRVANAKLNALSAGAEIVRRELQG; via the coding sequence ATGAAAAAATTATTACCCACCTCTACCGCAGGCAGCCTGCCCAAACCCTCCTGGCTGGCGCAGCCAGAAACCCTGTGGTCTCCCTGGAAACTGCAGGATGAGGAGCTGGTTGACGGCAAGCAGGACGCACTGCGTTTGTCGCTGCAGGAGCAGCAACAGGCTGGTATCGATATCGTCAGTGATGGCGAGCAGACCCGCCAGCACTTTGTCACCACCTTTATCGAACACCTCGACGGGGTTGATTTCGAGAAGCGCGAAACCGTCAGAATTCGCAATCGCTACGATGCCAGCGTGCCTACCGTGTTTGGTCCGGTCAGTCGCCAGAAATCCGTTTTTGTTGAAGATGCCAGGTTTTTGCGCCAGCAAACCCAACAGCCGATCAAATGGGCCCTGCCCGGCCCGATGACCATGATCGACACGCTGTATGATGCGCACTACAAGAGCCGCGAAAAGCTGGCATGGGAGTTCGCCAGGATCCTCAATCAGGAAGCCAGAGAACTGGAAGCGGCCGGTGTGGATATCATCCAGTTTGATGAACCCGCCTTTAACGTGTTCTTTGATGAGGTCAATGACTGGGGTATTGCCACCCTGGAGCGTGCCATTGAAGGGCTGAAGTGTGAGACCGCCATCCATATCTGCTATGGCTACGGCATCAAGGCCAACACCGACTGGAAAAAGACGCTGGGTTCAGAGTGGCGGCAATACGAAGAGATCTTCCCCAAGCTACAAAAATCCAACATCGACATAATCTCGCTGGAATGCCAGAACTCCCGCGTCCCCATGGAGCTGCTGGAGCTGATTCGCGGCAAGAAAGTGATGGTAGGCGCCATTGACGTGGCCTCCAACACCATCGAAACACCCGAGGAAGTCGCCAACACCCTGCGCAAAGCGCTGCAGTATGTCGATGCCGACAAACTCTGCCCCTGCACCAACTGTGGTATGGCGCCACTGTCACGCCGGGTGGCCAACGCCAAGCTGAATGCCCTGAGTGCCGGTGCTGAGATTGTTCGCAGGGAGCTACAGGGCTGA
- a CDS encoding YopT-type cysteine protease domain-containing protein gives MDIYRRTNTHAHQHEYQQGEYPQRQARSSANTQPQIPQHRSAIDQEQLHQYTQATLAKHQHIQGAAQELNLNYSMPFDQDNFQKLIYQKFPEVLNAVPSEERDAGICLGLSMVWLKQRLQGKNDNEFHQAILNPEHDAALLQVLAAQHVEQGNVPAELPPNAISETVAPALGLQLIPASRTQISQTIPITPMAHFAESLEQAIQQPRPQQGLLLLTDHHATALFRDSQNALHFFDPNCGVISSPAENRIYLYAMMSNLMENTTPNKSNNVYLTEMQSPSKPIFQERSLHTLRLAK, from the coding sequence ATGGATATATATCGCCGCACCAATACTCACGCTCATCAGCACGAATATCAACAGGGCGAATATCCGCAAAGGCAAGCTCGTTCATCTGCTAATACGCAACCTCAGATACCTCAGCACCGCTCCGCTATAGATCAGGAACAATTGCACCAATACACCCAGGCTACATTAGCAAAACATCAGCATATTCAAGGTGCCGCACAGGAGCTAAACCTGAATTACAGCATGCCATTCGATCAGGATAATTTTCAAAAACTGATCTATCAGAAATTTCCGGAAGTGTTGAACGCAGTACCTTCAGAGGAACGCGATGCCGGCATATGCCTTGGGCTGTCTATGGTTTGGCTTAAGCAACGGCTGCAAGGCAAAAATGATAACGAATTCCATCAGGCAATTCTCAACCCTGAGCACGATGCCGCATTGCTGCAGGTACTCGCTGCACAACATGTTGAACAAGGTAATGTGCCAGCAGAGTTACCTCCTAATGCCATCAGTGAAACCGTAGCACCAGCACTAGGCTTGCAATTGATTCCTGCTTCCAGAACACAGATCAGTCAAACTATTCCTATAACCCCTATGGCGCACTTTGCCGAGAGCCTGGAGCAGGCTATTCAGCAACCAAGACCACAACAAGGCCTACTACTTCTAACGGATCACCATGCAACGGCGCTTTTTCGGGACAGCCAGAATGCTTTGCATTTCTTTGATCCGAATTGTGGGGTTATAAGCAGCCCAGCAGAAAATCGCATATATCTTTATGCGATGATGTCTAACCTGATGGAGAATACAACGCCGAATAAAAGCAACAATGTTTACCTTACGGAAATGCAAAGCCCATCAAAACCTATCTTTCAGGAAAGATCTCTTCATACCCTAAGATTAGCAAAATAA
- a CDS encoding glucose 1-dehydrogenase has translation MQSTSSSTHIPSRFSGKTVLITGGGSGMGKAAALRFGREGAQVVVAGRRTAELEQVVSAITAEGGRALAIATDVSDEAQVKTMIRRTVQHFGQLDLAWNNAGTLGTFAPIEAFSLEDFDHIIATNLRGVFCCLKYQIDAMRKQGVAGAIVNTSSWTAQGAMPGIAAYAASKSALDGLMRTVAVEAGAHQIRVNNVCPGIIATPMAEGVLSSEASQRPFIRHTPLARIGTPEEVADAVLWLLSDDARFVTGQCLTVDGGYTLGGLRPWLNPIISQHG, from the coding sequence ATGCAATCCACTTCCAGTTCCACACACATTCCTTCACGCTTCAGTGGCAAGACCGTACTGATCACCGGTGGTGGCAGCGGTATGGGTAAGGCGGCGGCATTACGCTTTGGGCGGGAAGGGGCTCAGGTGGTGGTCGCCGGGCGACGCACTGCCGAGCTGGAACAGGTGGTCAGTGCCATTACGGCTGAAGGTGGCCGCGCGCTGGCGATTGCCACTGATGTCAGTGACGAAGCTCAGGTCAAAACGATGATCAGGCGGACGGTGCAGCATTTTGGCCAGCTTGATCTGGCCTGGAACAATGCTGGCACCCTCGGCACCTTTGCCCCCATCGAGGCCTTCTCTCTGGAAGATTTTGACCACATCATCGCCACCAATCTGCGTGGCGTCTTCTGCTGTCTGAAGTATCAGATCGACGCCATGCGCAAACAGGGAGTCGCCGGTGCTATCGTCAATACCTCATCGTGGACGGCGCAGGGGGCGATGCCCGGCATTGCCGCCTATGCCGCCAGCAAGAGCGCACTGGATGGCCTGATGCGGACCGTGGCGGTGGAGGCTGGAGCCCATCAGATCCGGGTCAACAATGTCTGCCCCGGCATTATCGCCACGCCGATGGCGGAGGGGGTGTTGTCTTCAGAGGCCAGCCAGCGCCCCTTTATCCGCCATACGCCGCTGGCCCGCATCGGTACGCCGGAAGAGGTGGCCGACGCGGTGCTGTGGCTGTTGTCTGACGATGCCCGCTTTGTCACCGGCCAGTGTCTGACCGTTGACGGTGGCTACACCCTTGGCGGCCTGCGGCCCTGGCTCAACCCGATTATCAGCCAGCACGGTTAA
- a CDS encoding helix-turn-helix transcriptional regulator: MQHSPVGGPHHDQALAAAIRALGRPDFPAAFACLARQLLAFDNLILIVYHGEQRPAVLYREFTDPVVYLPMDSEYLGSAYLLDPFYHEHLRGGVEGVRRLVDVAPDHFSRTQYFKTYYEQTTLLDEIAVFAGLGEGMTITACFGRDRSSGVPYSEEDIHAMTACEQMLTALIARHWHDYQPVVASRPSGSPLSERLRDELELKHQIRLSPRQAEVALFILRGHSSVSIGLHLDVSPQTVKVFRRQLYARCGISTQAELFAMMMPIFSRLTAGD, encoded by the coding sequence ATGCAGCATTCTCCCGTAGGCGGGCCTCATCATGACCAGGCGCTGGCCGCTGCCATCCGGGCACTGGGCCGCCCTGACTTTCCCGCAGCCTTCGCCTGCCTTGCCCGCCAGTTGCTGGCGTTCGATAACCTGATCCTGATCGTCTATCACGGTGAACAGCGCCCGGCGGTGCTCTATCGCGAGTTCACTGACCCGGTGGTGTATCTGCCCATGGACAGTGAATATCTGGGCAGTGCCTATCTGCTGGATCCGTTCTATCACGAGCATCTGCGGGGTGGTGTGGAAGGGGTGCGACGACTGGTCGATGTGGCGCCAGATCACTTCAGCCGCACCCAGTATTTCAAGACCTATTACGAGCAGACCACGCTGCTGGATGAAATTGCGGTATTTGCCGGGTTGGGGGAGGGGATGACTATCACCGCCTGTTTTGGCCGTGATCGTTCCAGCGGCGTGCCTTATAGCGAGGAGGATATTCACGCCATGACTGCCTGTGAGCAGATGCTGACGGCGCTGATCGCCCGGCACTGGCATGACTATCAGCCCGTCGTGGCCAGCCGCCCGTCAGGCTCGCCCCTGAGCGAGCGCCTGCGTGACGAGCTGGAGCTAAAGCACCAGATCAGGCTCAGCCCGCGACAGGCCGAGGTAGCGCTGTTTATCCTGCGTGGCCACTCGTCGGTGTCCATCGGGCTGCATCTGGATGTCAGCCCGCAGACGGTGAAGGTGTTCCGCCGTCAGCTGTATGCCCGCTGTGGTATTTCCACCCAGGCCGAGCTGTTCGCCATGATGATGCCGATTTTCTCGCGGCTGACGGCAGGCGACTGA
- a CDS encoding APC family permease, with protein MPDIQLQRTLTLKAVVLFGLAYMTPLIVLGTFGVVASTTQGAVPTAYIITTIAMLFTAYSYGVMARTYQVSGSAYTYVRKSIDARIGFMVGWGILLDYFFLPMVIWLIGAAYLGASFPTVPSWVFLLGFILITTVLNVYGIKLAARINSLLMVFQVLVIVFFVLLSLRHIVGTGGTTALFSMAPFFNADSSFSTIAAGAAVAAYSFLGFDAVTTLTEETIEPKRTIPRAVMLTAILGGAIYVLVGYTTQLVHPGGSFSDADSAAFEIAKAIGSDLFGALFLAGMVLAQFTSGIAAQASASRLLYAMGRDAVLPRKLFGTLSQRFQTPVFSIVLTGAIGIIALFLDVLSAASFINFGAFIAFVMVNLSVIFMYYKDSTTRTECGFAKGVLVPLTGALVNLWLLTRLDEHAVILGLIWLAIGAVQLAFLTKMFSRQPPEVDFGDEHPAPAPLAAETA; from the coding sequence ATGCCTGACATACAGCTACAGCGGACGCTCACCCTGAAAGCGGTGGTGCTGTTCGGACTTGCTTACATGACCCCACTGATTGTGCTCGGTACCTTCGGGGTCGTTGCCAGCACGACTCAGGGTGCCGTGCCCACTGCCTATATCATCACGACCATTGCCATGCTGTTCACAGCCTACAGCTACGGCGTCATGGCCCGTACCTATCAGGTCTCAGGCTCGGCCTACACCTACGTACGCAAGAGCATTGATGCACGCATCGGCTTTATGGTCGGCTGGGGTATTCTGCTCGATTACTTCTTCCTGCCCATGGTGATCTGGCTGATCGGGGCGGCCTATCTTGGCGCCAGCTTCCCGACCGTCCCCAGCTGGGTCTTCCTGCTTGGTTTTATCCTGATCACCACGGTACTCAACGTCTACGGCATCAAACTGGCGGCCAGAATCAACTCGCTGCTGATGGTGTTTCAGGTGCTGGTCATCGTGTTTTTCGTGCTGCTGTCGCTGCGTCATATCGTCGGTACAGGCGGCACCACCGCGCTGTTCAGCATGGCGCCGTTCTTCAATGCCGACTCCAGTTTCTCCACCATTGCTGCCGGTGCCGCCGTCGCGGCCTATTCCTTCCTCGGCTTTGATGCGGTCACCACCCTGACGGAAGAAACCATCGAGCCCAAACGCACCATCCCCCGTGCGGTGATGCTGACAGCCATCCTTGGCGGCGCCATTTACGTACTGGTCGGCTACACCACGCAGCTGGTGCATCCGGGCGGCAGCTTCAGTGATGCCGACTCCGCCGCTTTTGAGATCGCCAAAGCCATTGGCTCTGACCTGTTTGGCGCCCTCTTTCTGGCCGGTATGGTACTGGCACAGTTCACCTCAGGTATTGCGGCGCAGGCCAGCGCCTCGCGTCTGCTCTATGCCATGGGACGTGATGCGGTGCTGCCACGCAAACTGTTCGGCACCCTCAGCCAGCGCTTTCAGACACCGGTGTTCAGCATTGTCCTGACCGGCGCCATCGGCATCATCGCGTTGTTCCTCGATGTGCTGTCCGCCGCGTCCTTTATCAACTTTGGTGCCTTTATCGCCTTCGTGATGGTCAACCTGTCGGTGATCTTCATGTATTACAAAGACAGCACCACCCGCACTGAATGTGGCTTTGCCAAAGGCGTGCTGGTGCCGCTGACCGGCGCCCTCGTCAACCTGTGGCTGCTGACCCGACTGGATGAGCATGCCGTGATTCTGGGCCTGATCTGGCTGGCCATCGGCGCAGTCCAGCTGGCCTTCCTGACCAAGATGTTTAGCCGTCAGCCACCCGAAGTGGACTTCGGTGACGAACACCCTGCGCCTGCGCCGCTGGCAGCAGAAACAGCCTGA
- a CDS encoding carbon-nitrogen hydrolase family protein: protein MSRYLPLLLVQSPCRAADDAHALDAFEHEVATYLSDFGPEFTQPRMVVYPEIHLSAISGTPEQRKAQLESAAEPIDGPRGQRLAQIAAKLGIWLLPGTLCERGEDGHLYNTAPVYSPTGERVAAYRKCFPWRPFEPYQPGKEFSVFDIPGIGRLGLAVCYDIWFPEVARQLAWMGAEVIINQAATTTCDRAQEQVLVRANAIFNQVYVVSANTAEPHGMGQSLIVDPEGRVRASMAGAGQGILTDVLNLDEVSRVRTFGTVGLNRVWDQRREGDPVLELPVYQGRMDFRQR from the coding sequence ATGTCGAGATACCTTCCCCTGCTGCTGGTGCAGTCGCCCTGCCGCGCTGCGGATGATGCCCATGCGCTGGATGCCTTCGAGCATGAAGTGGCTACCTACCTGAGTGATTTCGGGCCGGAGTTCACACAGCCACGCATGGTGGTTTATCCGGAGATCCACCTCAGCGCTATCAGTGGTACCCCCGAGCAACGCAAAGCACAGCTGGAAAGTGCCGCCGAGCCGATTGACGGCCCGCGTGGCCAGCGGCTGGCACAGATCGCCGCTAAACTGGGCATCTGGCTGCTGCCCGGCACTCTGTGTGAGCGGGGCGAAGATGGCCATCTGTACAACACCGCGCCGGTCTATTCACCGACCGGCGAGCGGGTGGCCGCCTACCGCAAGTGTTTCCCCTGGCGGCCGTTCGAGCCTTACCAACCGGGTAAGGAGTTCTCGGTATTCGACATTCCCGGGATTGGCCGGCTTGGCCTCGCCGTGTGCTACGACATCTGGTTCCCTGAAGTGGCGCGGCAGCTGGCATGGATGGGGGCTGAGGTGATCATCAATCAGGCCGCGACCACCACCTGCGACCGAGCTCAGGAACAGGTGCTGGTGCGTGCCAACGCCATCTTCAATCAGGTCTATGTGGTCAGCGCCAATACCGCTGAACCCCACGGTATGGGCCAGAGCCTGATTGTTGACCCGGAAGGTCGGGTACGCGCCAGCATGGCCGGAGCCGGACAGGGCATTCTGACCGATGTACTCAATCTCGATGAAGTCAGCCGGGTGCGCACCTTCGGCACCGTCGGCCTGAATCGGGTCTGGGATCAGCGTCGGGAAGGCGATCCGGTGCTGGAGCTACCGGTCTATCAGGGGCGGATGGATTTTCGCCAGCGTTGA
- a CDS encoding LuxR C-terminal-related transcriptional regulator — protein sequence MQAGLSRAARVPRYLDAVSLTEREAQTLSLIADGHSNRVIADRLGISDATVKTYVSHLLLKLEVHSRLELVSAAHQLGLAGHHPRDAFSPPPLDTLMQALPVMLYRCHNNRLWSMEYVSPGCLNLTGYQPEHLVADQRLAYNSLIHPDDRELVWRAVQSGLRRHLPISVAYRVRCLDGQEKTVQEHACGVYSASGEVLGIEGLIVEKLLQPVASAQAFPA from the coding sequence TTGCAGGCCGGACTGTCTCGTGCTGCGCGGGTACCGCGTTATCTGGATGCGGTCAGTTTGACTGAGCGTGAAGCTCAGACGCTGTCACTGATTGCCGATGGTCACAGTAATCGCGTCATTGCTGACAGGCTGGGGATCAGTGATGCCACGGTGAAAACCTACGTCAGCCACCTGCTGTTGAAGCTGGAGGTGCATTCCCGCCTGGAACTGGTCAGTGCTGCTCATCAGCTGGGACTGGCAGGCCATCACCCGCGCGACGCGTTCAGCCCGCCACCGTTGGATACCCTGATGCAGGCGCTGCCGGTCATGCTCTATCGCTGTCACAACAACCGGTTGTGGAGCATGGAGTATGTCAGCCCCGGTTGCCTGAACCTGACCGGCTATCAGCCGGAACATCTGGTGGCAGATCAGCGGCTGGCCTATAACTCGCTGATTCATCCTGATGACCGCGAGCTGGTATGGCGAGCGGTGCAGAGTGGCCTGCGGCGGCATCTGCCGATCAGTGTCGCATACCGGGTACGCTGTCTGGACGGTCAGGAAAAAACCGTGCAGGAACATGCCTGCGGAGTCTATTCCGCTAGTGGTGAAGTGCTGGGCATTGAAGGGCTGATTGTGGAGAAACTGCTGCAACCCGTTGCGTCAGCTCAGGCCTTTCCGGCCTAG